Proteins from a single region of Verrucosispora sp. NA02020:
- a CDS encoding FGGY-family carbohydrate kinase, with product MVATAPQILAIDLGTSGMKAALVAADGTVTGWAERPVPLHVLPGGGAEQDPVAWWTALGEVAAELGRAHPDQMRAVRAVCASTQGEGTIAVDAAGEPLTPCISWLDMRGAPHLRRQFGGFPAYQGMSVRRIARWLRLTGGMPSPTGKDPAAHMLLVRDEMPQVYARTASFLNVLDWINLKLTGRTVATVDSILTSWVTDNRRPGDIRYSPALVADCGIDRDKLPPIVACTDVIGTLTPAAATHLGLPESVEVVAGAIDNTAAAIGAGTTGDREPHLYLGTSSWIAAHVPGKKTDVAAGIASVPCAIGDRYLMTALQATAGANLTWLRDKIVEYDDPLLAAGHVSRDEGTIFDAFDAIIPTVPPGANGVLYTPWLYGERAPVDDPNLRAAFLNISLDTNRSDLLRAVFEGVALNTRWLVGAVDRFLGARVTSMAITGGGALSDSWCQIFADVLDVEIRRDAQPLAVNARGAGWIGAVGTGMLTFADIPGLMRTDRAFTPDPAHRATYDEIFADYRELHRRLAPLYRRLNRPDRSRLPRG from the coding sequence GTGGTCGCCACGGCACCGCAGATCCTGGCGATCGACCTCGGCACGTCCGGGATGAAGGCCGCCCTGGTCGCCGCCGACGGCACCGTGACCGGCTGGGCCGAACGGCCGGTGCCGCTACACGTGCTGCCCGGCGGCGGCGCCGAGCAGGACCCGGTGGCGTGGTGGACGGCGCTCGGGGAGGTCGCCGCCGAGCTGGGCCGGGCGCATCCGGACCAGATGCGGGCGGTCCGCGCGGTGTGCGCCTCCACGCAGGGCGAGGGCACCATCGCGGTGGACGCCGCCGGGGAGCCGTTGACGCCGTGCATCAGTTGGCTCGACATGCGCGGCGCACCCCACCTGCGTCGACAGTTCGGCGGCTTCCCCGCGTACCAGGGGATGTCGGTGCGCCGCATCGCGCGGTGGCTGCGGCTCACCGGCGGGATGCCCTCGCCCACCGGCAAGGACCCGGCCGCGCACATGCTGCTGGTCCGCGACGAGATGCCGCAGGTGTACGCGCGGACCGCGTCCTTCCTCAACGTGCTGGACTGGATCAACCTGAAGTTGACCGGGCGGACGGTGGCGACCGTCGACTCGATCCTCACCTCGTGGGTGACCGACAACCGGCGGCCCGGCGACATCCGCTACTCCCCCGCCCTGGTCGCCGACTGCGGCATCGACCGCGACAAGCTGCCCCCGATCGTGGCCTGCACCGACGTGATCGGCACGCTGACCCCGGCCGCCGCCACGCACCTGGGGTTGCCGGAGTCGGTCGAGGTGGTCGCCGGGGCGATCGACAACACCGCGGCGGCGATCGGCGCGGGCACCACCGGCGACCGCGAACCCCACCTGTATCTCGGCACCTCGTCGTGGATCGCGGCGCACGTGCCGGGCAAGAAGACCGACGTGGCGGCGGGCATCGCCTCGGTGCCCTGCGCCATCGGCGACCGCTACCTGATGACCGCCCTCCAGGCCACCGCCGGGGCCAACCTGACCTGGCTACGGGACAAGATCGTCGAGTACGACGACCCGCTGCTCGCCGCCGGGCACGTCAGCCGGGACGAGGGCACCATCTTCGACGCGTTCGACGCGATCATCCCGACCGTGCCGCCGGGCGCCAACGGCGTGCTCTACACCCCCTGGCTGTACGGCGAACGCGCCCCTGTCGACGACCCGAACCTGCGCGCCGCCTTCCTCAACATCTCGCTCGACACCAACCGCTCCGACCTGCTGCGGGCGGTCTTCGAGGGGGTCGCCCTCAACACCCGCTGGCTGGTCGGGGCGGTGGACCGGTTCCTCGGCGCGCGGGTCACCTCGATGGCGATCACCGGCGGCGGCGCGCTGTCGGACTCGTGGTGCCAGATCTTCGCCGACGTGCTCGACGTGGAGATCCGGCGGGACGCCCAGCCGCTGGCGGTCAACGCCCGGGGCGCGGGCTGGATCGGCGCGGTCGGCACCGGGATGCTCACCTTCGCCGACATCCCCGGCCTGATGCGGACCGACCGGGCCTTCACCCCGGATCCGGCGCACCGGGCCACCTACGACGAGATCTTCGCCGACTACCGGGAACTGCACCGCCGACTGGCACCGCTCTACCGACGCCTGAACCGCCCGGACCGGTCCCGCCTCCCCCGAGGCTGA
- a CDS encoding MIP/aquaporin family protein gives MVDVRRYVAEFIGTFLLVFLGVGSAVAARVEGGVVVVALSFGFVMLALVYTIGQLSGSHVNPAVTLGVLLSGKISPIGAVAYWIAQFAGAALGSFLLWVLVRWGGVTDQTGVLGANGYGTHINAGGAMLLETVLTFLFVLVVLVVGKRSTDLSGFAGLAIGMALAVANLVGVALTGAAVNPARAFGPAIFEGGTALRQLWVFIVFPLLGGVLAALVAPLVEHGSGVTRVGTPRPAGR, from the coding sequence ATGGTCGACGTCAGGCGGTACGTGGCCGAGTTCATCGGCACATTCCTGCTGGTGTTCCTCGGTGTGGGCAGCGCCGTCGCGGCCCGCGTCGAAGGTGGCGTGGTGGTGGTCGCGCTGTCCTTCGGGTTCGTCATGCTGGCGCTGGTCTACACCATCGGTCAGCTCTCCGGCAGCCACGTGAACCCGGCGGTGACCCTCGGCGTCCTGCTCTCCGGCAAGATCTCGCCGATCGGGGCGGTGGCGTACTGGATCGCCCAGTTCGCCGGTGCCGCGCTGGGCTCGTTCCTGCTCTGGGTGCTGGTCCGCTGGGGCGGCGTGACCGACCAGACGGGTGTACTGGGTGCCAACGGCTACGGCACCCACATCAACGCCGGTGGCGCGATGCTGCTGGAGACCGTCCTGACGTTCCTCTTCGTCCTGGTGGTGCTGGTGGTGGGCAAGCGCAGCACCGACCTGTCCGGCTTCGCCGGCCTGGCCATCGGAATGGCCCTCGCCGTGGCGAACCTGGTCGGCGTGGCGCTGACCGGGGCGGCGGTGAACCCCGCGCGGGCCTTCGGACCGGCGATCTTCGAAGGCGGGACCGCCCTCCGCCAACTCTGGGTGTTCATCGTCTTCCCGCTGCTCGGCGGAGTCCTCGCCGCACTGGTCGCGCCGCTGGTCGAGCACGGCTCCGGCGTCACCCGGGTCGGTACGCCCCGACCGGCGGGACGCTGA